One Methylobacterium sp. AMS5 genomic region harbors:
- a CDS encoding PAS domain-containing sensor histidine kinase, whose translation MGLVRAARALSRVGVLVVAAPVAALAEGAPPIEARPMLGTMQTHNVAGLAVVLGLILFATILSLVYLRERVGWTRKERALQDELAHLRGAHDRAEMLLHSERQVLVAWAGRGEPSIVGDAGFAQDLRNQDLRNQDLRSQDSRGLQGGSRHLLAFGTWLAPQDAQLLDSAVATLRERGTGFRMNLRSLAGRYIEAQGQAVGGRALLRLRETTDERRELIELRHTLEEAKRGLSALAGLLDALPQPIWHRSPDGALAFVNAAYATAVEAPSREAALSHGLELLDRSAREQIVRQARRPGLPAQALRLSAVVAGARRTLDVSESTLEAGRVGIAVDVSELESVRADLQRQMDANVRTLDQLPTAVAMFDARQRLIFHNAAYQRLWDLDPAFLEGRPLDGEILDRLRAARKLPEQADFRSWKTDVLAAYRAVEPTDTPWYLPDGRTLRVVADPNPQGGLTYLYHDVSESMKLASRYDALMKEQAETLEALKEPVAVFGADGRLTVANRAFAATWRLDPATLAGKPHVDAVIAACRALTPDQSPWAGIRQSVTGLSETRSGHGCRLDINDGTVLDCSSQPLPLGATLLTFIDVTASANVERALTEKNDALERASQLRDTFVHHVSYELRSPLTNIIGFTQLLGDETVGALNERQREYSEHIMRSSAALLVIINDILDLASIDAGSLELQRETIDVRATVEAAVRGIEDRLAESDIGLDLDVPEGVGSVFADGKRVRQILFNLLSNAVGFSAPGQQVRVEARREGRELRLTVTDRGRGIAPEVIDRVFDRFESNTLGTKHRGVGLGLSIVRSFVELHGGRVEIHSAPGTGTRVTCLFPVEPPPGNGGLAEAAE comes from the coding sequence ATGGGTCTGGTACGGGCGGCGCGCGCCCTGTCGCGCGTCGGCGTCCTCGTCGTCGCGGCACCGGTCGCGGCACTCGCCGAGGGCGCTCCGCCCATCGAAGCGAGGCCGATGCTGGGAACGATGCAGACGCACAACGTTGCCGGCCTCGCCGTCGTCCTCGGCCTGATCCTGTTCGCGACCATCCTGTCGCTGGTCTACCTGCGCGAGCGCGTCGGCTGGACGCGCAAGGAGCGCGCGCTTCAGGACGAACTCGCCCATCTTCGCGGCGCACATGACCGCGCCGAGATGCTGCTCCATTCCGAGCGTCAGGTTCTCGTCGCCTGGGCCGGGCGCGGCGAGCCGTCGATCGTCGGCGATGCGGGCTTTGCCCAGGATCTTCGAAATCAAGATCTTCGGAATCAGGATCTTCGCAGTCAGGATTCGCGCGGGCTTCAGGGCGGCTCCCGGCATCTGCTCGCCTTCGGCACGTGGCTCGCGCCGCAGGACGCGCAGCTGCTCGACTCCGCCGTCGCGACGCTGCGCGAGCGTGGCACCGGCTTCCGGATGAACCTGCGCAGCTTGGCCGGGCGCTACATCGAGGCGCAGGGTCAGGCGGTCGGCGGGCGGGCGCTGCTGCGCCTGCGCGAGACCACCGACGAGCGCCGCGAGCTGATCGAGCTGCGCCACACGCTGGAGGAGGCCAAGCGCGGTCTGTCCGCGCTGGCGGGCCTGCTCGACGCACTGCCGCAGCCGATCTGGCACCGGAGCCCGGACGGGGCGCTCGCCTTCGTCAACGCGGCCTACGCCACTGCCGTGGAGGCCCCGAGCCGCGAGGCCGCCCTGAGCCACGGCCTCGAACTGCTCGATCGGAGCGCCCGCGAACAGATCGTCCGGCAGGCGCGCCGGCCGGGCCTCCCCGCTCAGGCCTTGCGCCTCTCGGCGGTGGTGGCGGGTGCGCGCCGGACCCTCGATGTCAGCGAGAGCACGCTGGAAGCCGGCCGGGTCGGCATCGCCGTCGATGTCTCGGAGCTGGAAAGCGTGCGGGCCGACCTGCAGCGGCAGATGGACGCCAACGTCCGCACCCTCGACCAGTTGCCGACCGCGGTGGCGATGTTCGACGCGCGCCAGCGCCTGATCTTCCACAACGCAGCCTACCAGCGCCTGTGGGATCTCGACCCCGCCTTCCTCGAAGGCCGCCCGCTCGACGGCGAGATCCTCGATCGCCTGCGCGCCGCGCGCAAACTGCCCGAGCAGGCCGATTTCCGTTCGTGGAAGACCGACGTCCTGGCCGCCTACCGCGCGGTCGAGCCCACCGACACGCCCTGGTACCTGCCCGACGGGCGGACGCTGCGCGTCGTCGCCGACCCCAACCCGCAGGGCGGCCTGACCTACCTCTACCACGACGTCTCGGAGAGCATGAAGCTCGCCTCGCGCTACGACGCGCTGATGAAGGAGCAGGCCGAGACCCTGGAAGCCCTTAAGGAGCCGGTGGCGGTGTTCGGCGCCGACGGGCGCCTCACGGTGGCCAACCGCGCCTTCGCCGCGACCTGGCGCCTCGACCCGGCGACGCTGGCGGGCAAGCCGCATGTCGATGCGGTGATCGCCGCCTGCCGGGCGCTGACGCCGGACCAGAGCCCCTGGGCCGGCATCCGCCAGTCGGTCACCGGCCTGTCCGAGACCCGCAGCGGGCATGGCTGCCGCCTCGACATCAACGACGGCACGGTACTCGATTGCTCCTCGCAGCCGCTGCCGCTCGGCGCGACCCTGCTGACCTTCATCGACGTCACCGCAAGCGCCAACGTGGAGCGGGCGCTGACCGAGAAGAACGACGCCCTGGAGCGCGCCTCGCAACTGCGCGACACCTTCGTCCACCACGTCTCCTACGAGCTGCGCTCGCCGCTGACCAACATCATCGGATTCACCCAGCTCCTCGGCGACGAGACCGTCGGCGCCCTGAACGAGCGCCAGCGCGAATATTCCGAGCACATCATGCGCTCGTCGGCCGCGCTGCTCGTCATCATCAACGACATCCTCGACCTCGCCTCGATCGATGCCGGCTCGCTCGAACTCCAGCGTGAGACGATCGACGTGCGCGCCACCGTGGAAGCCGCCGTCCGCGGCATCGAGGACCGGCTGGCGGAATCCGATATCGGCCTCGACCTCGACGTGCCGGAGGGTGTCGGCAGCGTGTTCGCCGACGGCAAGCGGGTGCGTCAGATCCTGTTCAACCTGCTCTCCAACGCGGTCGGCTTCTCCGCGCCCGGCCAGCAGGTCCGCGTCGAGGCGCGGCGCGAGGGGAGGGAGCTGCGGCTGACGGTGACCGATCGCGGCCGCGGCATCGCACCCGAGGTCATCGACCGGGTGTTCGACCGGTTCGAGAGCAACACGCTGGGCACCAAGCATCGCGGTGTCGGCCTAGGCCTCTCGATCGTGCGCTCCTTCGTCGAGCTGCACGGCGGACGGGTCGAGATCCACTCGGCACCGGGGACGGGCACGCGCGTCACCTGCCTGTTCCCGGTCGAGCCGCCGCCGGGCAATGGCGGGCTCGCCGAGGCCGCCGAGTAG